A stretch of Streptococcus chenjunshii DNA encodes these proteins:
- a CDS encoding MerR family transcriptional regulator — MPFETQGGGGTVRTLLRIGEFSRINRISIQTLRFYDQIDLLTPFYVDPMTKYRYYHINQSPLVDAIQHLQQLNFSLKEIKLILSREDFSMLNQLIENHRQELQEKELMLHRQQYALDEFQASLRVYENHLPHKGLDIVKLPERRILSYPVTDNIYQMSAEEYEMQLRLFKKKLQPHTALFQHFGRVGSIMSKQHFLAGYWYSKKMFVLAQEKLDFPFTEADYLPRSLYAVTYCDSFQEELAVLPAFLKAVQETDYHICGDYICQVIYEHPKLKDTQRKMFIRMQVPIAHKRDLQFYE, encoded by the coding sequence ATGCCTTTTGAAACACAGGGAGGAGGGGGAACAGTGAGAACGCTTTTACGAATCGGAGAATTTTCAAGGATTAATCGTATTTCTATTCAGACTTTACGTTTTTATGATCAAATTGATTTATTAACACCTTTTTATGTTGATCCCATGACTAAATACCGCTATTATCACATTAATCAGTCCCCCTTGGTCGATGCGATTCAGCATTTGCAGCAGCTGAATTTTTCTTTAAAAGAGATCAAACTTATCCTTTCTCGGGAAGATTTTTCCATGCTTAATCAGCTGATTGAAAACCACAGGCAAGAGCTGCAGGAAAAAGAATTGATGCTGCACAGACAGCAGTATGCTTTAGATGAATTTCAAGCCTCTCTGCGTGTTTATGAAAACCACTTGCCGCACAAAGGATTGGATATTGTCAAACTGCCCGAAAGACGGATTCTTTCCTATCCTGTAACTGACAATATCTATCAGATGTCCGCGGAAGAATATGAAATGCAGCTGCGGCTTTTTAAAAAGAAACTGCAGCCTCACACTGCCCTTTTTCAGCATTTTGGCCGTGTTGGCTCAATCATGTCCAAACAACATTTTTTGGCAGGCTACTGGTATTCTAAAAAAATGTTTGTTCTGGCTCAAGAAAAACTTGACTTCCCTTTTACTGAGGCCGATTATCTTCCTCGGTCGCTTTATGCTGTGACTTATTGTGATTCTTTTCAAGAAGAGCTGGCTGTGCTGCCGGCTTTTTTAAAAGCCGTTCAAGAAACTGATTATCATATTTGCGGCGATTATATCTGCCAAGTCATTTATGAACATCCTAAGCTTAAAGATACTCAGAGAAAAATGTTTATTCGTATGCAGGTACCGATTGCACACAAGCGGGATTTGCAGTTTTATGAATAG
- the trxA gene encoding thioredoxin, which produces MTQVVTDKTFTAETEQGLVLVDFWATWCGPCLMQAPILEQLSEEMDEDELKIVKLDVDENPQTAQQFGIMSIPTLLFKKDGEVVKQVAGVHTKEQIKEIVAELS; this is translated from the coding sequence ATGACACAGGTTGTTACAGATAAAACATTTACAGCCGAAACAGAGCAAGGGCTTGTTTTGGTCGATTTTTGGGCTACATGGTGCGGGCCTTGTTTGATGCAGGCTCCGATTTTAGAACAGCTTTCAGAAGAAATGGATGAGGATGAACTTAAAATTGTGAAACTTGATGTGGATGAAAATCCCCAAACAGCACAGCAATTTGGTATCATGTCTATTCCCACCCTGCTCTTTAAAAAAGACGGTGAAGTTGTTAAGCAAGTTGCAGGCGTTCACACTAAAGAACAAATCAAAGAAATTGTTGCTGAGCTCAGCTAA
- the mutY gene encoding A/G-specific adenine glycosylase encodes MTNLKEYGIVMWDEEKIASFRRTLLSWYDQEKRDLPWRRTKNPYKIWISEIMLQQTQVQTVIPYYEKFLDCFPTVADLAAADEEKLLKAWEGLGYYSRVRNMQKAAQQIVSDFQGEFPASYEKIVGLKGIGPYTAGAIASIAFDLPEPAVDGNVMRVLARLFEVDYDIGEAKNRKIFQALMEVLIDPNRPGDFNQALMDLGSDIESAKNPRPEESPVRFFSAAYLHGTMAKYPIKRPKKKPRPVQVQAFIIRNENGDYLLEKNKDSRLLEGFWSFPLIETSFIAQQLNLLEDPADNLLETLSQKSAFEENYQLKPLWSDKTFALIKHTFSHQKWQIELVEGLLPAADLSENETLRWVSAAHFASYPFAAPQQKMLAEYMKD; translated from the coding sequence ATGACAAACTTAAAAGAATACGGAATTGTTATGTGGGACGAAGAGAAGATTGCTTCTTTTCGGCGGACCCTGCTCAGTTGGTACGATCAAGAAAAACGCGATCTCCCATGGCGGCGGACCAAAAATCCTTATAAAATATGGATTTCTGAAATTATGCTGCAGCAAACTCAAGTTCAGACTGTCATCCCTTATTACGAGAAATTTCTTGATTGCTTCCCTACTGTTGCTGACTTAGCAGCTGCCGATGAAGAAAAACTGCTTAAGGCCTGGGAAGGCTTGGGATACTATTCACGCGTCCGAAACATGCAGAAGGCTGCGCAGCAGATTGTCTCTGATTTTCAGGGAGAATTTCCAGCAAGCTATGAAAAAATCGTTGGGCTTAAGGGGATAGGACCTTATACTGCCGGTGCTATCGCCAGTATCGCCTTCGATTTGCCTGAACCGGCTGTTGACGGAAATGTCATGCGGGTTCTGGCCCGTCTTTTTGAGGTTGATTATGATATTGGCGAAGCTAAAAACCGGAAAATCTTTCAGGCTTTGATGGAAGTCTTAATCGATCCGAACCGCCCCGGAGATTTTAATCAAGCTTTGATGGATTTAGGAAGCGATATTGAATCGGCTAAAAATCCCAGACCGGAAGAAAGCCCTGTCCGATTCTTCAGCGCTGCTTATCTGCATGGCACAATGGCTAAATATCCCATTAAACGCCCTAAGAAAAAACCGCGTCCTGTGCAGGTCCAAGCTTTTATCATCAGAAATGAAAACGGCGATTATCTGTTAGAAAAAAACAAGGACAGCCGCCTGCTTGAAGGATTTTGGTCTTTTCCGCTGATTGAAACCTCTTTCATCGCTCAGCAGTTAAACTTACTTGAAGATCCCGCCGATAACTTGCTTGAGACCCTGTCACAAAAAAGTGCCTTTGAAGAAAATTATCAGCTTAAACCTCTCTGGTCTGACAAAACCTTTGCCCTAATTAAACATACTTTCAGTCATCAAAAATGGCAGATTGAACTGGTCGAAGGGCTGCTGCCGGCGGCTGATTTGTCAGAGAATGAAACACTCCGCTGGGTTTCTGCAGCTCATTTTGCCAGCTACCCCTTCGCAGCACCGCAGCAGAAAATGCTGGCAGAATATATGAAGGATTAA
- the lepB gene encoding signal peptidase I, translating to MEDPTKDKIQETPVLPEKSEIAAAYKELSYRRKFLETLRSTAFMLTVVAAVAVLIAVLFLPILRIYGKSMKGTLDSGDLVVSVKSNHFETGDVVAFYYNNNILVKRVIAESGDWVDMDKKGNVYVNQKKIAEPYLKEKAYGETDISFPYQVPDGRIFVMGDNRKVSIDSRNSSVGTVASEQIVGKLIFKIWPLPELGLIQ from the coding sequence ATGGAAGATCCGACGAAAGATAAAATTCAAGAAACTCCTGTTTTGCCTGAAAAATCCGAGATTGCAGCTGCCTATAAAGAACTCAGCTACCGCAGAAAATTTTTAGAGACCCTGAGAAGCACTGCTTTTATGCTGACAGTCGTTGCGGCTGTTGCGGTTTTGATAGCTGTGCTTTTTCTGCCGATTTTGCGAATCTATGGGAAATCTATGAAAGGAACGCTTGACAGCGGCGATCTGGTCGTTTCAGTTAAAAGCAACCACTTTGAAACAGGAGATGTTGTTGCCTTTTATTATAACAATAATATTTTGGTTAAACGGGTTATTGCTGAATCAGGCGATTGGGTTGATATGGATAAAAAAGGCAATGTCTATGTCAACCAAAAAAAGATTGCAGAACCTTATCTGAAAGAGAAAGCTTACGGCGAAACGGATATCAGCTTTCCTTATCAAGTTCCTGACGGCCGTATATTTGTAATGGGGGATAACCGCAAGGTATCTATTGATTCCCGCAACAGTTCAGTGGGAACAGTTGCCTCGGAGCAAATTGTCGGCAAGCTGATTTTCAAAATCTGGCCGCTGCCGGAATTGGGATTGATACAATAA
- a CDS encoding DNA repair protein: MLSKERKSLKKLKKIELLEIMLAQSEEIEQLKEKLASAEKRLADKELTIKESGSIAEASLKLTDIFIEAQKSADLYLENIKARLGEGNGRSDER; the protein is encoded by the coding sequence ATGTTAAGTAAAGAGAGAAAAAGCTTAAAAAAGCTTAAAAAAATTGAACTTCTGGAAATTATGTTGGCACAGAGCGAGGAAATCGAGCAGCTAAAAGAAAAGCTTGCCTCGGCGGAAAAAAGACTGGCAGATAAAGAACTGACGATCAAAGAGTCAGGTTCTATAGCTGAAGCTTCGCTCAAGCTGACGGATATTTTTATTGAGGCGCAAAAATCGGCAGACTTGTATTTAGAAAATATAAAAGCAAGATTAGGAGAAGGAAATGGAAGATCCGACGAAAGATAA